From the genome of Leptotrichia sp. HSP-342:
AAAAAATATTGTACATTATATCCTTTAAAAATAGGAATAACAAATATAGCATCTATATCTAATAAAATATCTCAATTAGAAAATGGAATTATTATTTATGATGCAGATTATAATAAGAAAAGTGTAAATTATAAAAACAATTTTAAAAAAGATGTTGAAAATCATAAAAATTCTTTATTTTTTCCGGGAGCAAAATCGTTAGAAAAAGAATGTTTGGAAATTTTATTAAATATGAAAATGAATGATAAATTTTGGGATGAATGTAAGTGTAATAGTAAGCAAAAATTTCAAGCACAAAGGTTAAAATACACTAGTACAAGTAAACCTGAACGAGAACAAGATAAACAGTGGTTCTTGAAAGAACGAAAAAATTTTGGGACAAATGGAAAAAAATTGATGGAAAAATTTGAAGTGAAATATAGAAAAGAAATAGAAGAATTTAATAAAGAATTAGAAAAAAAATTGATAAATCAATTAAAGAAAAATTATGGAATAGTAAAAGAAAGACTAAAATAAGTAGGTGGTATTATGAGAAATTTATTTTCTCCACTACGTTATCCTGGCGGAAAATCAAAGGTTTTTAATATCATAGTTTCTCTTTTTGAAAAAAATGATATTAGAAATCCTGTATATATAGAGCCTTTTGCTGGAGGAGCAGGTTTAGCATTATTGTTGCTAAAAAAAGAAAAAGTAAAAAAACTGGTACTTAATGATATAGATAAAGGTATTTATTCTTTTTGGTATTGCGTTTTAAATCATACAGAAAAGTTTTGTAATATAATAGAAAATATTGAAATTTCTCTTCTTGAGCGAGAGAATCAAAAAAAAATATATATAAATAAAGAAAATTTGAATTTGTTGGTGGAAGAAAATATTTTAAAATTAGGTGTAGCTACTTTTTATTTAAATAGAGTGAATAGATCTGGGATTTTGAAAGCAGGTGTAATAGGTGGTAATTTGCAAAATGGAAATTATAAAATGGATTGTAGATTTAATAAAAATAAATTGATAAAGCAAATAAAAGAAATAGGTAGATTAAAAGATAAAATAGAGTTTTATAATTTGGATGTTTTAGAATTTCAGAAAAATATAATAAGCAAAATAAAAAGAGAAAAATTTATATTTTTTGATCCGCCATATTATAAAAAAGGCCCTGAATTATATACAAATTTTTATAATCATAAAAATCATTTGGAACTTTATGAAACTATAAGAAAAATAACTAAAAATTGGATTGTTACTTATGATAATTGTGAAGAAATAAAAAAAATTTATAAAAAATTTGATTTTGTAGAATTTGATATAAATTATTCTTTAGAAAATAAAATGAAAGCCAAAGAAATTATGATATTTAGCAAGAATATAAAAAATCATGATATTTTTATTATGAAATAAATCGGAAGAAAAGAGGAAACAAGTGTACTTAAAAGCATTGGAGCTGACAGGGTTTAAATCGTTTGCAAATAGGACTGTTGTGGAGTTTGATAATGGGATTACTTCCATTGTCGGGCCTAACGGGAGTGGAAAGAGTAATATTTTGGATGCAATTTTGTGGGTTTTGGGAGAACAGAGTTATAAAAATATACGGGCAAAAGAGAGTTCGGATATTATTTTTTCTGGCGGGAAGAATAAGAAGCCAAAGTCTATGGCAGAAGTTAGTCTTATTATTGATAACGGAGATAGATATCTGGATGTAGATTTTTCAGAGGTTAAGATTACTCGAAGAATTTTTAAGACTGGAGAAAATGAGTATCTAATAAATAACAAGAAATCCAGGCTTAAAGATATTCATAATCTTTTTATGGATACTGGGATTGGAAAGCAGGCTTACTCGATAATTGGGCAAGGGCGTGTAGAGAGAATTATTGGCTCTTCTCCAAAGGAGTTAAAGGAGATTATTGAAGAGGCGGCTGGAGTCAAAAGGGCTAAGATTGAGAAGGAAGAGTCTGAGAAAAAGCTGCAGGACTTGAAAAATGAAATTGAAAAAATTGAATATGTAGAAAAAGATTTAAAAAAACGTGTTGATTATTTAAAAAATGAGCAGGAAAAAGCTAAACTTTTTAAAGCGTACACAAAAAAAATTGATGTACAGCGGTTTATGATTCTTGAATACAATGTCAATGAAAAAACTTCATTAAAATATGAATATGAGGAAAAAAGTCAGGAAATAAAGGAAGAACTGGAAAAAAATGAAAATAATTTTTCAGAAAAGCAAGCTGAACTTGAAAAAACGAATGAAGTAAGAAAAGAATTGTATGAAAATCTGGAAAACCAGAAAAATGAAAACAGCGAAAACTTTAAGAATATGGAAATTCTAAAAGAAGAATATTCAAAACTTGTAAATCAGAATTCTAACTTAGAAACCGAGGCCAATGAAAAAAATAAAAGAAAAAGTATTTTGGAAAAAGATATTGCT
Proteins encoded in this window:
- a CDS encoding DNA adenine methylase, with product MRNLFSPLRYPGGKSKVFNIIVSLFEKNDIRNPVYIEPFAGGAGLALLLLKKEKVKKLVLNDIDKGIYSFWYCVLNHTEKFCNIIENIEISLLERENQKKIYINKENLNLLVEENILKLGVATFYLNRVNRSGILKAGVIGGNLQNGNYKMDCRFNKNKLIKQIKEIGRLKDKIEFYNLDVLEFQKNIISKIKREKFIFFDPPYYKKGPELYTNFYNHKNHLELYETIRKITKNWIVTYDNCEEIKKIYKKFDFVEFDINYSLENKMKAKEIMIFSKNIKNHDIFIMK